One region of Miscanthus floridulus cultivar M001 chromosome 19, ASM1932011v1, whole genome shotgun sequence genomic DNA includes:
- the LOC136529032 gene encoding myb family transcription factor IPN2-like, with the protein MFPSSKKQASSTGAASSNERPTMCGQGGDSGGLVLTTDPKPRLRWTPELHDRFVDAVAQLGGPDKATPKTIMRVMGVKGLTLYHLKSHLQKFRLGKQHKEFGDHTAMEMQRNVASSSGVIARSMNDRNVNVNEALRIQMEVQRRLHGELEVQKHLQMRVEAQGKYMQSIVEKAYQALGSSDCATWPAGYRSLGSQAALDIGTSSTSFSSVQDLQCFYGGSSHMDQLLHQMDRPMDGFLTLGESCFIGSADTKKGPNHCSSSGKSSMTMWASEEQQQQQAKSGNDQLQMGSWTRMEGAGTDVMDPVTGLYEGAMSGDSMDDSKGFEGSSSRLEMKPSAQQAPVGSQRIRI; encoded by the exons ATGTTCCCTTCCTCCAAGAAGCAGGCTAGCAGCACTGGCGCCGCGAGCTCAAATGAACGGCCTACTATGTGCGGCCAAGGCGGCGACTCCGGCGGCCTCGTCCTCACCACCGACCCCAAGCCCCGCCTCCGGTGGACACCCGAGCTCCATGACCGCTTCGTCGATGCCGTCGCCCAGCTCGGAGGCCCCGACA AGGCAACTCCAAAGACAATCATGAGGGTTATGGGAGTCAAGGGCCTCACCCTCTACCACCTCAAGAGTCACCTTCAG AAATTCAGGCTAGGGAAGCAGCACAAGGAGTTCGGTGACCATACAG CAATGGAGATGCAACGTAACGTGGCCTCTTCTTCAGGCGTGATAGCAAGAAGCATGAACGA CCGCAACGTGAATGTGAACGAGGCCTTAAGGATCCAAATGGAAGTCCAAAGAAGGCTCCATGGAGAACTAGAG GTGCAGAAGCACCTCCAGATGAGGGTTGAAGCCCAGGGGAAGTACATGCAGTCCATCGTGGAGAAAGCATACCAAGCCCTCGGGTCCAGCGACTGCGCCACGTGGCCCGCAGGGTACAGATCTCTAGGCAGCCAAGCGGCGCTTGACATCGGCACCAGTTCCACGAGCTTCTCTTCCGTTCAGGACCTGCAGTGCTTCTATGGAGGAAGCAGCCACATGGACCAGCTCCTGCATCAGATGGACAGGCCAATGGATGGCTTCCTGACGTTGGGCGAGAGCTGCTTCATTGGGTCAGCAGACACCAAGAAGGGCCCTAACCATTGCAGCTCCAGTGGCAAGAGCTCGATGACGATGTGGGCTAGcgaagagcagcagcagcagcaggcaaagAGCGGCAACGATCAGCTCCAGATGGGGTCGTGGACCAGGATGGAGGGCGCAGGCACTGATGTCATGGATCCGGTCACCGGCCTGTACGAGGGTGCCATGTCGGGAGACTCCATGGACGACAGCAAGGGCTTCGAGGGTTCGAGCTCCAGGCTTGAGATGAAGCCGtctgcacaacaagcacctgtaGGAAGTCAGAGGATACGTATATAG